AGCTTAATATTATCTCAGATTGTTAAAAAATGAAAAGAAAAAAAAAGGAAATTCTGAAATGAGTAAGCTAGAACCTAAACAAGTGGCTGGTAAAAGATCTGTAAGCAATCAAACAAACCATGATTCTTCAAACAGAAAGTTCCATCAGCTAACTTATACCTTCCAATTGAAGTAGTGCTACCCTCTCTTACATCAAACAATAAAAACAGAGAGGAAAAGGAAGAAGATTGATGATTACCAAAATGACCAGTTAAATTATCCAAATGGGACCATGAATCTGAAGCCTATGTCCTAAAATAGAGACAACTCAATGACAGCCACAAAGCCACATGAGGACCATGAGCCCTAATTCACTTCATTCAAAGCACAAGTCCCAGAGAAAGACAAAGAAGCACCTGAAATAAGAGAAAGTCACATGACCCACACCCACTATTGAACCCAGAATCAGGGTGACTTACTCTTGCTTAATTACTAGAGGGGTTAATATCTTTCATCTTCCTTAATTACCACAGTAAAAAATCATTTTACCAATCGTTCAGTTGAAAAAAAGTAAAACAATTTACCAATTGTAGTACGATATATATACACAGATACATAGTAGATCCAAACAAATTTCTTTCTGATTAGAAGGTATAAGAGGTCTGCAGATTAGTAATCAAACACCTTGTCTTCCTCACTCTTAACCTCTTCTCATTTCAGAAATGACATTCCTCCCTTAGGAGTTAGGACAATATATTTTTAGATTTCAAGTAATCTAACAAATAACTTGAAAAGCACTTAAGAGGAACTCAAAATTTTGATAATACTATATATAGATAGTCGAGTGGGGTGGTTGCTTACACTACCACCCTTTTGGATCTGCTCCTCATTACACACTAACCAGACTATGAAGTACACTCACGATGGAGATCAAAACAAAATTTAGAATTCATGTTTATTTTCTCTACACACATTACTAATGTTTGATTCAACATTTCAATGAGGCATTACCATTCTATATACACAGTAGGAACAGCTACTACTTTCTGGGGTTCTGGCCTCCTATTGGTACTGGGAAGATGATTCGAGTCCCTCACTGTGAGGAACATAGTGAGCTCTTGCTTGCTTAGCAAATAACACAAGCATTTGGATTCTCTTCCATGCTTTGCACATAGTAATAAGTTGTCATGTGAGGGTTGTATGCTCTGTAAGCCTTGACAAGCTCTAACACAGGGTCTGGAGGAGGAGCCTCTTTCTTCTTCTCTTCATCTTTCTTCTCCCCTTCCTCTTTTTTCGGCTCTTCTTTCTTCGCTTCCTCTCCTCCTTTCTTCTCCTCCTCTTTCTTGGGTTCCTCCTTCTTCGCCTCTTCCCCTTCTTTCTTCGCTTCCTCTCCTTCTTTCTTTACTTCTTCTTTCTTTGCTTCTTCCTTCTTTGGCTCCTCTTTCTTAGGCTCAACTGCTGGCCCCACTGAGATTATATCTGTTGGCCAATACTTGCGCAATTTGCTCACTACATTCACCGGATCCACCGAACCAATCACTGTTAGTTTCTTCTCCTTCATGTCCATGGCGATGGAATCAATGCCTGCAAATTGTATGATCAAAACAATCAACTGAGAATTCTTGCTCCATACCAAACCGCACTAAAATTCTGAAACTTGTACAGAACAGACCACATATTGATTCAAAAGTGACATCATTGTATTAACTGTATACTTGCAACACACATTGCTCTACTCATAAATCAACAGATTTCAAATGTACATCTTTCAAAAAATATTACCTGGCTCTCATCTTCACCTGAACTCATGCATACACAGAAAGAGCCTGGTAGAGAATTCTCTCACTCACTCTATATTTCCTCATCTCTTTTTAAGTTTTAACCAATTTGCCATAGATGAATAAGAACAAAAAGATGACATCTTCGTTTAACATTTCCCCATCTACATCTCTTGTTTCTTTAGGAAATTAAATCAAAAGCAGTGAAATCTTCCAACTACTACTTTCCATCCAATTTATTTTATGTAAAAGAGTTCTTTTTCTTTGTTCATCAACAAAAAATTAATGAATCTCAGATTTTGTACCTGAAAGAGTAGAAACAGTCTTCAATGCCTTCTGCTTGGCTTTGTCATCATGCAAATCCAACCTCAGAATAAACTTCTGCAAGAACAGATCAACAAACACAAAAGAGATCTGATTCAGAATCCAAGCAACTAAGCCATCACTGAACGAAAAAGAACAATTCTGAACACTAGTAGTCTAAATCTGAACAAATTCTTTTATAAAGACACCAAAACTATTATAAGCAAAAGCAGAATTTGCCAATTTGACTCTTCCCAGATAGAGACCCATGATTAAATATTCCTAGAGACTAATTAAACTAAGATTCTGAGCAAAACCCATCAACAAACATGCCTTAAACTCCTTAAAAACAAAACCAGTCAATCAAACAAACACAAAAAGGAAGACAACCCAAAAAGGCTCT
Above is a window of Fragaria vesca subsp. vesca linkage group LG7, FraVesHawaii_1.0, whole genome shotgun sequence DNA encoding:
- the LOC101309084 gene encoding uncharacterized protein LOC101309084, coding for MKKFILRLDLHDDKAKQKALKTVSTLSGIDSIAMDMKEKKLTVIGSVDPVNVVSKLRKYWPTDIISVGPAVEPKKEEPKKEEAKKEEVKKEGEEAKKEGEEAKKEEPKKEEEKKGGEEAKKEEPKKEEGEKKDEEKKKEAPPPDPVLELVKAYRAYNPHMTTYYYVQSMEENPNACVIC